The region GGCGCCTGGAGCAGCCGGTACGTGGCGTCGGCCCGGGTGCGGAAGCCGCCGAACATCGTGTCCATCGCGGCCACGAAGGTCTGCACATCACGCAGCAGGCCCGCGCCCATCACCTTGCTGAGGGTGCCGGTCATCATCGACATCCCGATGTTGAGGAACTTCACCCCGGCCCGTCCGCCGACCTTCGCCGGGGCCATCAGCAGCTTGATGAAACGGCCGTCGAGGAAGGACCCGAGCCGCTTGGGGGCGTCGAGGAAGTCCAGCGCGCTACGGCTCGGCGGGGTGTCCACGATGATCAGGTCCCAGGCGTCCTGGGCACGCAGCTGGCCCAGCTTCTCCATCGCCATGTACTCCTGCGTGCCGGCGAAACCGGCCGACAGCGATTGGTAGAACGGGTTCTCCAGGATCGCCCTGGCGCGCTCGGCGTCGGAGTGCTGGACCACGACCTCGTCGAACGTCCGTTTCATGTCCAGCATCATCGCGTGCAGTGAGCCGCCGCCCGACCGATCGATTCCAGCCACCTCGCGCGGGGTGTTGTCCAGCTCGGTCAGCCCCATGGACTGGGCGAGCCTGCGGGCCGGGTCGATGGTCAGCACCACGGCCGTACGCCCGCGTTCTGCGGCGCGTACGCCGAGAGCCGCGGCGGTCGTGGTCTTGCCGACGCCGCCGGAGCCGCAGCAGACGATGATCCGGGTCCTCCGGTCGTCGATCAGCGGGTCGATCTCCAGCACGGGGCTCTCCAGGCTCATGTCACCACTCGCTTCACGTCACGTTTCTTCACGCGTCTACGTCGTCCGGTGCGGTCGTGCCGGGTTCAGCCGCGCCGGGCGCGGCCTGTTTGCGCAGGCTGTCGCC is a window of Streptomyces sp. NBC_01477 DNA encoding:
- a CDS encoding ArsA family ATPase encodes the protein MSLESPVLEIDPLIDDRRTRIIVCCGSGGVGKTTTAAALGVRAAERGRTAVVLTIDPARRLAQSMGLTELDNTPREVAGIDRSGGGSLHAMMLDMKRTFDEVVVQHSDAERARAILENPFYQSLSAGFAGTQEYMAMEKLGQLRAQDAWDLIIVDTPPSRSALDFLDAPKRLGSFLDGRFIKLLMAPAKVGGRAGVKFLNIGMSMMTGTLSKVMGAGLLRDVQTFVAAMDTMFGGFRTRADATYRLLQAPGTAFLVVAAPERDALREAAYFVERLADEDMPLAGLVLNRVHGSGAAQLTAERALAAAEALEDQAAESAEEAADAASEAAQEAAEDAGQEPKKGAGRGAKKDPAENLTDGGIVDHGTGHADSRQAPPDDTGGTERLAAGLLRLHAERMQVVARERRTRDRFVSVHPEVPMVDVTALPGDVHDLEGLRAIGQELADGQPAAA